The DNA sequence GCCGTCGAGGCATGGCCCAATGAACGCAGCATGCTGGTAGGTGGGAACGACCACCGACACCAAGGGGGCGATGGCACCCTGGTTCACGTTACGCTCCTCCATGTGAAAAGGTCATACAGCACCATCGCATGGCGACATCGAAGAAGCATGATCGGAGGCGAGGGGGCAAGCGATGGATGCGATGGCGAAGCGGGCAAAGTTGCGATGTTCCATGCGATGGACACACCTCGAGGGATCACATGGGCGTGCATGATGGCCGCACCCGATCAAAGAAAACGGGACAAGGGGCCGCCGCTCAATTCATCCTGTATGGTGCGCGCTATGCTGGCCGGAAGGCGATCCCGCCAAGCCGTATCAGGCCTTTCCAAACGATAGATGCTGTTGGCGTCCTCGCCCTGCCTGCTCCGGCTCTGTTCAATGAACGCTACGGTCTCCGGGCCGAGGTCAAGGGCACAGAATGCGAAAACGTCCCTGACCACCTCGATGGGATCGGCGTTCAGGTCCGCGTATCGCACCACCTTCACCTGCGATGGATGCTCACGCTCAAGGTCCAGGAACAATTGCGCGACCTCCTTCCATTTGTCGAATCCGAAGAATTCCTCCGGTCTGTTCTGGTTCTTGCTGGCCCCGCTCCGCCACTCCTCATCCACATTCCATTCCGGCCTGAACTCGCGGGGAGCATGGATCCAACTATCGATCACCGCGCAAGGGTGCCGCACAAGACCCACCACCTTCAGCCCGGGCACCTGCTCCACCATACGGCGTACGATATGGTTGTATCGGACCTCCTTCATCACGATGTGGCTGGTGTCGGGTGATTCGGCCCACGATGGATACTCCACGTGGATATGACCCACCTTCTGGAGCACGAAATCGTCCTCGGTCCGCTTGATGTCCT is a window from the Flavobacteriales bacterium genome containing:
- a CDS encoding sulfotransferase; amino-acid sequence: MNEQLVSIQSVPRSGSSWLGQIFRSSPRVAYRFQPLFSYAFKGRLNGSSTREEIVRFFQDIKRTEDDFVLQKVGHIHVEYPSWAESPDTSHIVMKEVRYNHIVRRMVEQVPGLKVVGLVRHPCAVIDSWIHAPREFRPEWNVDEEWRSGASKNQNRPEEFFGFDKWKEVAQLFLDLEREHPSQVKVVRYADLNADPIEVVRDVFAFCALDLGPETVAFIEQSRSRQGEDANSIYRLERPDTAWRDRLPASIARTIQDELSGGPLSRFL